Proteins encoded by one window of Anaerosporomusa subterranea:
- a CDS encoding FeoA family protein, which produces MNRQVSLDQAETNSSWQVTSVGGEGMLRARMLQMGIVPGAKVKVIRRAPFSDPVEIQVRGYRIALRQEECRYIVVSAASS; this is translated from the coding sequence TTGAACCGGCAAGTATCTTTAGATCAAGCTGAAACCAACTCGTCGTGGCAAGTAACCTCTGTGGGCGGTGAGGGAATGCTCAGAGCACGTATGTTGCAGATGGGGATTGTACCGGGAGCGAAAGTAAAAGTTATTCGCCGGGCACCCTTTTCCGATCCGGTGGAGATACAAGTGAGAGGCTATCGCATTGCGCTCAGGCAGGAAGAATGTCGCTATATTGTTGTATCTGCTGCGTCAAGCTAG
- the feoB gene encoding ferrous iron transport protein B, translating to MDLSVALLGNPNVGKSALFNTLTGGKQEVGNWCGQTTQICTLSVPMPDGTVSFHDLPGVYGLGGYSPEEIMVNQFFRESPPDVVLLMVSATELEHGLYLVLEALERFQRCMVLINKMESALQAGIVIDSRSLEKQLGVRVLTKGELLDKPLLLSVVQETAVKPYQSGYSVQYPQSVEQAVLQSQLDSNRGEVLNQLALSDETLQMEIISARHQAAETLAAGCIQKLNRKATWSDRIDHWALHPWLGVPIMLLLFGFMFYITFDLTRPLSALVSGWFDDFGVWLHVVLPQWGFPDSLVSLLADGVIKGVGSTLGFLPQMVFFFFLYNLIQGSGYISRVAFLTDRVMTAFGLNGKIFIPLVVGCTCNVNGILAARILTGKYDRTVAILASAYAPCSARLGVMVFLVSAFFDSTKATLVMLALLAISILLMASVAHLVRWFIVAEEQGTFLMEVPPYQLPQWRNLLLLTGQRTLHFLRRIKNVVVISSVVVWYLSNYPAGPFSETYIARIGLALEPLGALMGLNWQLIVALILGFSAKETALGALGILYHASDSSAGLAEVLKSAIDPVSAFTFLLVYMIYTPCLTTIFMMRQETNSWRVAIISIVGNLVFSLILGMAAYHAGTFFVGQ from the coding sequence ATGGATTTATCTGTCGCCCTTTTGGGTAATCCCAATGTTGGGAAAAGCGCTTTGTTCAACACCCTCACCGGTGGTAAACAAGAGGTCGGTAACTGGTGTGGGCAGACGACTCAGATATGCACACTTTCTGTCCCCATGCCAGACGGAACAGTGTCTTTTCATGATTTGCCGGGAGTCTATGGTTTAGGTGGCTATAGCCCTGAAGAAATAATGGTTAACCAGTTTTTCCGCGAGTCGCCACCAGATGTGGTACTGCTGATGGTTAGTGCAACAGAACTTGAACACGGGTTGTATTTGGTACTAGAAGCACTTGAACGATTTCAGCGTTGCATGGTGCTGATTAATAAAATGGAGTCTGCGCTACAAGCAGGCATTGTTATTGACAGTCGGAGCCTGGAAAAACAATTAGGGGTTAGGGTGCTGACAAAAGGCGAGCTGTTGGATAAACCGTTATTACTCTCGGTTGTACAGGAAACCGCAGTAAAACCATACCAGTCAGGATATTCAGTGCAATATCCGCAATCGGTTGAACAAGCTGTACTTCAGAGTCAGCTAGATAGTAACCGTGGCGAAGTTCTAAACCAATTAGCGTTGAGTGATGAAACTTTGCAGATGGAGATAATCAGCGCCCGTCACCAAGCGGCTGAAACCTTAGCAGCAGGGTGCATCCAAAAGCTGAATCGTAAAGCAACCTGGTCAGACAGGATTGACCACTGGGCATTACATCCCTGGTTGGGAGTCCCCATTATGTTGTTGCTATTCGGCTTCATGTTTTACATAACCTTTGATTTAACTCGCCCCTTATCCGCTTTAGTCAGCGGTTGGTTTGACGACTTTGGTGTTTGGTTGCATGTTGTTTTGCCGCAATGGGGTTTTCCGGACTCTCTGGTGAGCTTGTTGGCAGACGGTGTGATTAAAGGTGTGGGTTCTACTCTGGGATTTTTGCCGCAGATGGTCTTTTTCTTTTTTTTATACAACCTGATTCAGGGCAGCGGCTATATCAGCAGGGTTGCATTTCTCACTGACCGGGTGATGACGGCTTTTGGGTTAAACGGGAAAATATTTATCCCGCTGGTTGTTGGTTGCACTTGCAATGTTAACGGTATTCTAGCAGCGAGGATTTTGACTGGAAAATATGATCGGACGGTTGCCATTCTGGCTAGTGCTTATGCACCCTGTTCAGCCAGGCTTGGCGTCATGGTATTTTTGGTATCGGCATTTTTTGATTCCACCAAAGCAACACTGGTGATGTTGGCGTTACTTGCCATTAGCATATTGCTGATGGCGTCTGTAGCCCATCTGGTACGCTGGTTTATTGTTGCGGAAGAACAAGGCACGTTTTTGATGGAGGTCCCTCCTTACCAGTTGCCGCAGTGGCGTAATCTTCTTCTATTAACTGGTCAACGAACTCTGCATTTTTTACGGCGGATTAAGAATGTAGTTGTGATTTCGTCTGTGGTTGTGTGGTATCTGTCAAACTACCCGGCTGGTCCATTTAGCGAAACCTATATCGCCCGCATTGGCTTGGCGCTTGAACCGTTAGGCGCGTTGATGGGCTTGAATTGGCAATTAATTGTGGCGCTCATTCTTGGCTTCTCGGCAAAAGAAACAGCGCTAGGCGCTTTAGGCATACTTTATCATGCCTCTGACAGTTCAGCCGGTTTAGCGGAAGTTCTTAAGTCAGCGATTGATCCGGTGTCAGCGTTTACCTTTTTACTAGTTTATATGATTTACACTCCGTGTTTGACAACGATCTTCATGATGCGTCAAGAAACTAACAGCTGGCGAGTGGCAATCATTTCGATTGTCGGCAATCTGGTCTTCTCACTGATATTAGGCATGGCTGCTTATCACGCCGGGACGTTCTTTGTTGGACAGTGA